The nucleotide window AGACGTGACAATGCGCCCAAGTACGTTGGACGCTTCTCTGGTCAATATTTTTTCGATGTCGAGCGACACCCTTCCCCCTGAAACCGATACGACCTGCTGGACCCCTTTGATGCATACATAACACAACCCCCGCGTGAAACGACGCTCGAATTTCCGTTATGGTAAACGAATGGCAAGCAAGCACTGCTTGCAGGCAACTGGCGTGAAACGAAGACAACTCTCAGCACGCCATTTGTGAAGTTTGTTCGCTGTTGTTTGCGTAAATCCAGTCTTCACGGATCCCAAAAATACTGCTCGCGCAACCGTCGCCAGATCTTTTCGCCAATAAGACAATCATAGGGTTCCTCAAAGCGGATCTGCGCCTTGAGAACCTTGGGCGCTTCAGCTGGCACCCGCCCACCGATTTCCAGGATAAGCTTGCGGCGCACGGCATCCGGAAACTGTGCCCATTCGATTACCGGGATCACAAAGCTTGCCGGCCCGCCTGTTACACACCGGCGATAATACTCATCAAGATCCGGAATATTGAACTGAAACCCAATGCCGCCCTTGGTCATCAATGGGAGCCCGTTGATGACAAGCCCCGCCTCCACCGCGGCATCTCTCACAGGTGTCACTGGAAGCCCCTGATTGTTCGGTCCGTCGCCTGAGATATCGATGACCTTGCGATCCGTTTCGAAAGGCACGTCGGCAAGTATTGAGGCTGCATGCCGAATTGCACCCGAAATGGACGTACGGCGTTGTCCGAAAGACCTGTCATTCAGAATCTTGTCGGCGAAGGTCAACGCATCTTCCTGCGTTTCGATGACAGACCAGCCGACGATTTCGCGGGCGTGATTTTCGTTGGCCCATTCGAACATCATCAGTGCGATCCGACCGTGAGCTCCAAGCTCGATTGCGCGAACGACTTCAGGACTAGAGATTGCCGCTGCGTAGCCTTTGCGCTGGATCTCAAGTTCTTCCGGAGACATGGAGCGGGAGACGTCGACCGCCAAAACAAGCGCAACATCGACTTTTTCCTGCCCAGAAGCTGGAGCAAGAAGGGCAAGAAGTCCCAGCAATGCGCCGGTCCAGGACCGGAATGGGGCAATCTTCCACATCGACCGAGGATAACCGATCCGGCGCAAACCGTCAGCTGCCTGCTTCAGGGACCTGATAAACGATCTGTGATCGGAAACCTCGCAAGCCGGCCCTATTGAACACACCACTATGGAAGCCGGGATTGGATCAGGTATAAGACCAACAACGGATCAGTTCACGGAGTGCCCCATGTCCGAAGCCGCAGCGAATGACGACGCCCAAAAGCCCCTGCTTTCCACACTTCTTCACGAAGGTGTCTATCGCATTGTCATGCAGCGTCCAGAACGTATGAATGCGCTCTCGCGAGAGATGATGAGCGCTTTATCGGATGAGCTGACAAAAGCAGAAGCCGATCCGAATGTTCGTGTTGTTCTGCTTGGAGCGGAAGGCAAGGTGTTCTGTGCTGGTCACGATTTGAAGGAACTGACCGCGGCACGGGCCGAAAGCGACGGCGGAAAAGAAACTTACCAGGTGATCATGCGGCAGTGTTCGGACCTGATGCAGCAGATCGTCCGACATCCAAAACCCGTGATAGCGGTGGTAACCGGCGTTGCAACGGCCGCCGGATGTCAGCTGGTTGCTTCGTGCGATCTTGCAATTGCGACCGACACGGCGACCTTCTGCACGCCGGGTGTCAATATCGGTCTGTTCTGCTCTACGCCCATGGTTGCCCTGTCGAGAAATGTGGCTCCGAAACAGGCTATGGAAATGCTTTTAACAGGAGAAAGCATAGACGCATCGACCGCCAAGGACTTCGGCCTGATCAACCGCATCGTTCCTGGTGACTATCTGGAGCAGGTTGTCCAGAAATACGCCGAAGTCATCGCATCCAAGTCTGCAAAGACTCTCAAGATCGGGAAAGAAGCCTTCTACCGCCAGCTGGAGATGCCGCTTGCCGAGGCTTACGACTTTGCTGCCGAAACCATGGTGGAAAATATGATGGCCAAAGATGCAGAGGAAGGAATTTCAGCCTTTCTGCAAAAGCGTAAACCCGAATGGACCGACACCTGAGGTGACAGTTGTTTCAGCGAGGTGGGAACGACCATGACACAAGCTGGCTATTCCGGTCGCCCCCTCTCGGCAAAGCTCGGACTGAAGCCCGGAATGACTTGCTGGCGACAGGGCATGCCTCAGGAAATTGCCGAGCTACTGAAGGCGCAGGAGCCAGCTCTAACTCTGCTCACAAGCGCTGAACCAGGACTGGATTGTGCCCATGTCTTCGTGACCGAACGAGATGACCTGGAAACTCAACTTCTGCACCTCAGAGACTCCCTTGCACCGAACGGCATGATCTGGATCTCCTGGCCCAAGAAAGCCAGCAAGGTGCCGACGACCGTCACAGAAGATGTCATTCGTGATGTCTGCTTGCCGATCGGTTTTGTCGACATAAAAGTCTGCGCCGTCGATGCAACCTGGTCAGGATTGAAGTTGGTAATCCGCAAGGAACTGCGCGCTCAACAGGCAGAAAAACTCTCTTGAAGAGGTGAAAGTCCGGTTCACTGCTGAAGCGGCAAATAGATATCTGTTATCGCCTCATGCTCGGCTACATCCGGAAAAAAGCTGACGCGTTCGACAAAGAGTGGAAAATCTCGAAGGGTTTCCCCGCTTGCCGGAAGCCAGTCCTTATAGAATTCGCGAATTGCATCATCGGCATTTTCAAGCGGCCCTCTATGCCGGAACACCGCACAACGCCCACCGGGAATGATACCGGTTTCGACCCCAAAAGTGTTTTTCTCAACAGGCCTTTCGACCTTGCAGCAAATGCCGAACCGAAAGGCCTCGGCTGGCGCTGTCTTTGGATCATCGTAAAAAAGGTTATACGTCGCACTCTTTGAGGGCGGTGTGCCGAAGTCCTTGCGCCAGGCAATGAACTTTCGAACGGATGCCGGAATTTGTGCTGGCGGTCCACGGTGCTCCAGACTCGCGACCAAGGTTTCTTCAAATGTGACGATGCGCACCTCTTCGGCACTGAGTTCGACGTTCCGCATAATCTCTCCTTTCAAATCCAATATCGGTTGATAAGTTTCTTGCCAGCGTGACCAGTCGGGCAACTTTCGGAACGCGCTCGGGCTCTGACCGAAGACACGTTTGAAGGCACGGGAAAAGCTCTCCAGGTTTTCGTAGTGGGCGTTGAAAGCAACCTCGGTGATGGGTGTCTCATGTCGGAAGGCAAGTTGCAGACCAGCGCGCCTGAACCGCATAAGACGCTGATAATCGGCAACCCCCATACCGACAAATGCAGAAAACTGCCGCTGAAAGTGGAACCTTGAACAGGCTGCAGCGGTCGCCAATGCAGCAATATCCAAGGGCGCATCGAGTGTTGTATCGATTTTTTCCAGCGTGTCTTCTAAACGCTTCTTGATTGCGTTCATCTGGTGTTTCCCAAGCCTGTCTCTTGCCTCTGACTCAACTTGTCTAGACGCTGTCCAACAGATTTGCCTGACCGTACGTGCGCTTTTTCAAAGTTGTGACCTTTTGTGCTCTCTGCCACCCTTGCAGCATCCTCCGGTTTCGCATTGGATGGCGCCAGACACAAAAGGGATACTTTGACGATGAACCACGACGGATATTCCGATGCCTACATCAAAGGCATTCTGGACGAGGTCAAAACTGTTGCCATGATCGGGGCGAGTGCCAACTCCGTACGTCCGTCCTTTTTTGTGCTCAAATATCTGCTGTCTAAAGGCTATGACGTTTGGCCGATCAACCCTGGCCAGGCTGGCAAAGAAATTCTTGGCCAGAAGGTGTACGCGTCGATGGATGACCTGCCAGCCATTCCCGACATGATCGACATCTTCAGAAATTCAGAAGCGGCGGGACAAATTATCGACCAGGTGATCTCGAACCAGAAGTTGCCGAAGGTAATCTGGATGCAATTGATGGTTCGCCATGATGAGGCCGCAAAACGAGCTGAAGATGCCGGGATAAAGGTGGTTATGAACCGCTGTCCCAAGATCGAATATGGTCGGTTGTCCGGTGAGATCGGTTGGGCGGGTGTCAACTCGAGGACTCTGTCCTCGAAGCGCCCATCCCTGAAATCTGGGTTCCAACACCGTGGACTATCCGGGGACAAAGACGGTTAGAAAAATGCCGCCAGCTTCGACATTGCATGTGACTGGTTTGGATGGCGTCTCGTCGACCAAACCCTTTCAACCGGACATCAAGTCCGGAAACATGTTCGAAGAGGGGGACAGAATGCAGGAACCGACCCTGTTTACGGCGTTTGAACTGGTTTTGATGGCGATGGCTGGCTTGGTGTCATTCGTTTTGTTTGTGATCTCAAACCGCGCAAAACCCGGATCGCCTTTCGCCGACCGTGACGAAAGCTGGTCTGAAAAAGGGTTCCAAAGGCAGGGCAAAGGGTCGAATAGGCGTTCATCGCAAACCAAACGCGCTTAAAGATTTAAGCTTTTTTGATGAGATGTTTCGTTGATCTTTGCACAAATGCAGAGAACTGATTTTCCTGTTTCTCCATATTGGCGGGTCAACACTCGCAGTTGCAGGTCCGCATTCATAAGCACAGGAGGTGCTCATGTTTACTATGGTAAGTGATACAGTCCTCTTGGCGCTGTGCCTCCCCATTTTGGCGATCGCCCTGGTGTTCGGTGTCTATTTTCTGATGAGACTGAACCAAGGAGATGACATCTCTAATCAGTAGTCCGCATTGCGCATTGTTCGCGTTTTCAGAACTACAATTTTTGCTCCCGTCCGGAAATCGGAAAATCCTGCTTTGACCTCCCTGAGGCCTTCGGTCAAACTGGCCGCCAATCCAAAAGGGAGGTTAATTAATGAGCGAAAACATTCCGGGCTTTTCCACGCTTGCCATTCACGCCGGCGCTGCACCCGACCCTTCGAGCGGTGCCAGGGCGACACCGATTTATCAGACAACATCCTTTGTCTTTGATGATGTTGACCACGCGGCCTCCCTGTTCGGTCTGCAGGCCTTCGGCAACATCTATACGCGTATCACCAACCCGACCACCGCTGTGCTTGAGGAACGTGTCGCCGCCCTTGAGGGCGGAACTGCCGCGCTGGCGACCGCGTCCGGCCACTCCGCTCAGCTTCTGTGCTTCCACTCGCTGATGCAACCCGGCGACAACATCGTTGCGGCCAACAAACTGTATGGCGGTTCAATCAACCAGCTCAATCACTCCTTCAAAAGCTTCGGCTGGGGCGTAAAGTGGGCCGATCCTGCCGATATCAACTCATTCGAGGCTGCAATTGACGATCGGACCCGCGCGATCTTCATCGAAAGCCTGGCCAATCCGGGTGGCATCGTCGTCGATATCGAAGCCATTGCGGCCCTTGCAAAGGCAAAAGGCATTCCGCTCGTCGTCGACAATACGATGGCAAGTCCCTATCTCTGCCGTCCGATCGAGCATGGTGCCGATATTGTGCTGCATTCCCTGACCAAATTCATGGGCGGTCATGGTAACTCCATGGGTGGTATTATCGTGGATGGCGGCAGCTTTGATTGGTCTGCCAGCGGCAACTATCCCCTGCTCTCGCAGCCTCGTCCGGAGTATCAGGGCATCGTGCTGCATGAGACATTCGGCAACTTCGCCTTTGCCATCGCTTGTCGCGTTCTTGGACTGCGTGATCTCGGCCCTGCGATCTCGCCGTTCAACGCGTTCATGATCCTGACCGGTATCGAAACCTTGCCATTGCGCATGCAGAGACACTCCGACAACGCCAAGAAGGTTGCGCTTCATCTGTCGGGTCACGACAAGGTCAACTGGGTGTCCTATGCAGCCTTACCCGAAGACAAGCACCACTCTTTGCAGCAGAAATATCTGCCCAAGGGTGCTGGCGCCGTGTTCACCTTCGGCGTTGAGGGCGGCTATGATGCGGGTGTGAATCTCGTATCAAAGGTGGAACTGTTCTCGCACCTGGCCAATATTGGCGACACCCGTAGCCTGATCATCCACCCGGCATCGACAACACACCGTCAGCTGTCAGATGATCAGAAGGTCGCAGCCGGAGCTGGGCCTGACGTGGTTCGTATTTCTGTGGGACTGGAAGATGTCGATGACATCATTGCAGATCTCGACCAGGCACTTTCCGGATAGATTTTCCTACCGGGTCATGAAAAGCCCGCCGGTTGGCGGGCTTTTTTGTTGTCTTTCTAAGGTTTGACCTGAAACTCCTGAAACAGGTAACCGCCATCGTAAATGCGCGTTGTCGTGTTGATCATTTCACGACCGTCACCAAAATCCCCGAACAACCTGACGCCGCTGCCCAGAAGGATCGGGGCCCGCTTCAAACGAAGGATATCAATCAAGCGATTGCTCATGAGATGGCCTGCGAACTCCCCTCCCCCGCACACATAAATCGGACCGTCCGCGTTGGCCTTCAGATCCTTGATTTTGGAGAGCTCGTTTTTGTCGATCACTTCAACCGCGCTTTCTCCCGGAAGCTCCAATGATCTGGAAAAAACGAAGGTTTTCATGTTCTCATACGGGTTGGCGCCCGGCTCGAGCCCAAATCGGTAGCCAAATTCATATGTTTTCCGCCCCATGATTGCGATGGCATATGTGTTGAGGCGCTCGAAATAGTCCTCAACAACCTGACCCTCGTGAGCGAATTTCGTGATGTCGTCGCCTGCACCGGCAATGAAGCCGTCAATTGAGACAGCCACGTCATAGATGATGGGTTGCATGATGTGCTCCGCAAGTAAGTCCAAATTGCCCGAAGGCGTTTTTTCAGTTGGCCTCTACTTGATCACTGTCGGAGCACTCCTCTTTGATGGGCAAGTCTGGGTTGCACTGCACTCGATTGTCAAACCGTCAGCGCAAGTGTTCTACTCTTTGCAGACTAGGCCTTGCTTTGCAACGGGTAAGGCCCTTTCAACAGGGCCATGTGATCAACAATGGCCGCAAGCACGATGACTGCAAACCCTTGGTGGACCAGTGCAATTGAAAGCGGAACCTGCCAGATCAGAGTCAATATTCCGAAAATTGCTTGAAGCAAAATGAAGCCACCAACATTTGCGCCAGCCCGTCGCAAGGCCGGACGGCTGCTGACGCGGAATGTGGCAACTGTTAGCGCCAGGCCAATGAAGACCAGAATATATGCTGTAACCCGGTGCTGGAACTGGACCGTCATGACATTTTCAAAAAAATTGAGCCAGATCGGATCCATCACGAAAAGCCCTTTCGGGATCACTTGACCGTCCATCAATGGCCAGGTGTTGAATGTCAGTCCCGCATTCAGGCCTGCAACCAAACCGCCCAGGAACATTTGCAGGAAAACAAACGCGAACACGAGTTTGCTCAGTCCGGACAAACGTGCCGTTTCTGTTTCGGTTGGTTGCGAAAGTGGCGTCAGTCGTCGTGCAATCCAGAACAGATAGGCAAAGATAATCAAAGCCAGCGTCAGGTGTACTGCCAGCCTGTATTGACTGACGTCAACACGCTCAACCAGACCTGAGGCCACCATCCACCAGCCGACAAACCCCTGCAATCCACCCAGAGCAAGTCCCAACAAGAGCCTCGGCTTCAGCCACGGCTCAATTCTTCCCGCTGCCCAGAACGCAACCATTGGGACAAAGAAAGCGACACCAATGAAGCGGCCCAACAGCCTGTGTCCCCATTCCCACCAGAAGATGAACTTGAATTCCTCCAGGCTCATTCCTTTGTTGATGAGCTGATATTCGGGAATTTGCCGGTATTTTTCTAACTCTTCTTCCCATTCGGCTTCGCTCAAGGGCGGAATGACGCCGTGAATGGGCTTCCACTCGGTGATGGACAGACCCGATTCCGTCAGCCGGGTGGCCCCGCCGACAACAACCATTGCCAGGATCAGCGCGCACACTACATAGAGCCACCACCGGATCATCGCCCGGCTTTGCTGGATCCTCTGTCTTCTGGCTGGAATCAATTGTCCTGTGCTTTCCTTAGCGCTGTCTGCAATGACATTCATAAACCAGCCCCGGCCCGTCGCGTTTCCGAAAAATCCCTTGGTTGCCGAAATATAGGGGTAGCAGCATGTCGGCAAGGAGCCTGAGACACTTTGTGTCAATTCCAATGGTCATATCATTTAGTTCAGACCTGACGCTCAACCGGCACGCGCGCTTAGAGCTTTCTGCAAGCCGAATTTATCCACGGCTGGCGACAGGTTCACCAACCGCTAGCGAATGGCATCGTAGCCAGCTTTGAGCTTCTTGATTGCGTCGTTCACCTCGTCAGCGTTCTTCACCACCTCCTCAACGATTGTCGCAGCATCGCCTTCAGTCAGGGCAACACCTGCCTTCTTGAGGGACAAGACCAGATCCAGAGCGGCCTTTTTCTTTTCGGCAGCCGTGATTTTGACCGCCGCCGGAATAGACGTCAGTGCCTTCATGGCAACAGTCGACAAGATGGTCCAAACCAAACGAAGTGCCGTCATACGCGCGTTAAAGCCGCTCTTGCCGATAGAGCCCAAAAGAGATCCTGCAAGTTTGGTGATCTTTTTGGTGTCCCCTGCCATCGCATCCGGAATGTTGCGTGCGACGTCTTCTCCGAACATGGCAACAGCTGCCTTTGTTCCTTTCCATGCCGCAAAGAGGGCGGCGTCCACGATCTTGTCCCACAAGGTTGGAGCATAGGTTTTCAGTGTTTTTCGCGCGGCAAGAACAAGACTGATAGCCTTTGCCCATTTTGGAAAGTTGTCCTTGTTCTTTGCAGTCCACTCGGCAACCTTGAGCCCGACATCTGCGGCAAAAACGAACGGATTGGCAGAAGCGACCGCAAGCAGAAACTCCATTTCCATCTCGATCAGAACTTGGGTGGACTTCAGTTTCTTCCCGGCATGCGCAATCCCAGCATAAAGAATATCTGTGACGAAACCTTCCCGATTTTGCCGGTAGATCACCCCCTCCTTCGCCGTCGCAATGTCCGATGTGATTTGCTGATAGGTAATGATGCCGTTGGGCTTGAGTTTACCGTCCTCCCGCGTCTCATATTCGATGGCATGAATGATCAGACGTTTGCCTTCCGGTGCCAGCCAGGTTTCACCAGCCTTGACGGTGGCAAACCCACCCGGCGACGCCGCATCTGCAAACCTCAAGAACCCACCTGGCTTGGTCGCGGCAATTTCCTTGTCGGTCAAGGCGCGCGGCACCATTGTCGGGCGCGTTGCCGGTTTTGGATCCACTTTCGGTTTTTCGGAAGAACCGCCACCTGACGGACCGTTGTCGTCCGGCAGATCCGGAATACTCATCCTCTGCCACACCGATGCAGAATTCGGATCATTCATCGCGATTATTGTGCGCCCTGCCGGGTCAACACGGGAATCGGGCTTCCGAAATCCAACCACGCTGATCTGAAAATCAGCGATCATTCCGCGCGTCTTCCTTCCGCTGATACCATCTGGAACGAGGTTTGTGCGCGACCCGCCCATGAGCTCGTTCAGCCGCGTCTGCACCGCGACCACGTCGAGTTGGTCATTCTTTCCCCACCGCCCGACAGAGCCTGTAATGCCTATGGAAGAATTGATCATGTCAAACACCTTGCCGTTCACGACTTGGTCCGGATCGCAAGGCCAAGATCAAATGACCATTGCTTTTGTGCGCAAATCAAAGTGCATCTGCTCCCGCGAAATCGTTTTGCGGGTCAGCGCGCTCGGGCCCAAAATCGCCCTTCGCCAAGTCAGAAATTTCAATTGTCTCAATGTGACGGCGAGCGATCCGGTCAAACACAAGGGGCCGCTTGCCGCAAAAAGCAGATCCGGGCTATAAGCTGCGCCGGATGTCTTCCGTTATGAAACAAGATTTACGGGACACTCGCTGGACGTGTCTGTGACAGCCATCACAATCCATCGAAAGAAAATGGAAACCCTTGCAAATGGTCCCCTCGTTCAGAAAATTCGTTGGCATGGTGCTGCTGGTCGTGTTCGTTGTGATCTACGCACTCGTCGCGATGGTGATTGGTGACATCACGCTGCAGAACGCCTCATCCGTTGTACGACTGATTTACTTTGCGATTGCCGGTCTGGTCTGGGTGGTTCCGGCCGGTGCCATCATCTGGTGGATGGAAAAAGGCGGGAAAAACCGGACCTGACGCCAAATCCAGAGGCAGCCCATCGCGCAGCCCGATAAAGCGCGAATGGCGCTCCCGTCAGATACTGATCCACGATACCCGGATCCTGGAACCGGCCATTGAGCGACACCCGTGGCAACATCATGGGGTCA belongs to Roseibium porphyridii and includes:
- a CDS encoding DUF1194 domain-containing protein; protein product: MWKIAPFRSWTGALLGLLALLAPASGQEKVDVALVLAVDVSRSMSPEELEIQRKGYAAAISSPEVVRAIELGAHGRIALMMFEWANENHAREIVGWSVIETQEDALTFADKILNDRSFGQRRTSISGAIRHAASILADVPFETDRKVIDISGDGPNNQGLPVTPVRDAAVEAGLVINGLPLMTKGGIGFQFNIPDLDEYYRRCVTGGPASFVIPVIEWAQFPDAVRRKLILEIGGRVPAEAPKVLKAQIRFEEPYDCLIGEKIWRRLREQYFWDP
- a CDS encoding enoyl-CoA hydratase encodes the protein MSEAAANDDAQKPLLSTLLHEGVYRIVMQRPERMNALSREMMSALSDELTKAEADPNVRVVLLGAEGKVFCAGHDLKELTAARAESDGGKETYQVIMRQCSDLMQQIVRHPKPVIAVVTGVATAAGCQLVASCDLAIATDTATFCTPGVNIGLFCSTPMVALSRNVAPKQAMEMLLTGESIDASTAKDFGLINRIVPGDYLEQVVQKYAEVIASKSAKTLKIGKEAFYRQLEMPLAEAYDFAAETMVENMMAKDAEEGISAFLQKRKPEWTDT
- a CDS encoding DUF3052 family protein — encoded protein: MTQAGYSGRPLSAKLGLKPGMTCWRQGMPQEIAELLKAQEPALTLLTSAEPGLDCAHVFVTERDDLETQLLHLRDSLAPNGMIWISWPKKASKVPTTVTEDVIRDVCLPIGFVDIKVCAVDATWSGLKLVIRKELRAQQAEKLS
- a CDS encoding AraC family transcriptional regulator → MNAIKKRLEDTLEKIDTTLDAPLDIAALATAAACSRFHFQRQFSAFVGMGVADYQRLMRFRRAGLQLAFRHETPITEVAFNAHYENLESFSRAFKRVFGQSPSAFRKLPDWSRWQETYQPILDLKGEIMRNVELSAEEVRIVTFEETLVASLEHRGPPAQIPASVRKFIAWRKDFGTPPSKSATYNLFYDDPKTAPAEAFRFGICCKVERPVEKNTFGVETGIIPGGRCAVFRHRGPLENADDAIREFYKDWLPASGETLRDFPLFVERVSFFPDVAEHEAITDIYLPLQQ
- a CDS encoding CoA-binding protein, which encodes MNHDGYSDAYIKGILDEVKTVAMIGASANSVRPSFFVLKYLLSKGYDVWPINPGQAGKEILGQKVYASMDDLPAIPDMIDIFRNSEAAGQIIDQVISNQKLPKVIWMQLMVRHDEAAKRAEDAGIKVVMNRCPKIEYGRLSGEIGWAGVNSRTLSSKRPSLKSGFQHRGLSGDKDG
- a CDS encoding O-acetylhomoserine aminocarboxypropyltransferase, with product MSENIPGFSTLAIHAGAAPDPSSGARATPIYQTTSFVFDDVDHAASLFGLQAFGNIYTRITNPTTAVLEERVAALEGGTAALATASGHSAQLLCFHSLMQPGDNIVAANKLYGGSINQLNHSFKSFGWGVKWADPADINSFEAAIDDRTRAIFIESLANPGGIVVDIEAIAALAKAKGIPLVVDNTMASPYLCRPIEHGADIVLHSLTKFMGGHGNSMGGIIVDGGSFDWSASGNYPLLSQPRPEYQGIVLHETFGNFAFAIACRVLGLRDLGPAISPFNAFMILTGIETLPLRMQRHSDNAKKVALHLSGHDKVNWVSYAALPEDKHHSLQQKYLPKGAGAVFTFGVEGGYDAGVNLVSKVELFSHLANIGDTRSLIIHPASTTHRQLSDDQKVAAGAGPDVVRISVGLEDVDDIIADLDQALSG
- a CDS encoding dihydrofolate reductase family protein, which codes for MQPIIYDVAVSIDGFIAGAGDDITKFAHEGQVVEDYFERLNTYAIAIMGRKTYEFGYRFGLEPGANPYENMKTFVFSRSLELPGESAVEVIDKNELSKIKDLKANADGPIYVCGGGEFAGHLMSNRLIDILRLKRAPILLGSGVRLFGDFGDGREMINTTTRIYDGGYLFQEFQVKP
- a CDS encoding COX15/CtaA family protein; translation: MNVIADSAKESTGQLIPARRQRIQQSRAMIRWWLYVVCALILAMVVVGGATRLTESGLSITEWKPIHGVIPPLSEAEWEEELEKYRQIPEYQLINKGMSLEEFKFIFWWEWGHRLLGRFIGVAFFVPMVAFWAAGRIEPWLKPRLLLGLALGGLQGFVGWWMVASGLVERVDVSQYRLAVHLTLALIIFAYLFWIARRLTPLSQPTETETARLSGLSKLVFAFVFLQMFLGGLVAGLNAGLTFNTWPLMDGQVIPKGLFVMDPIWLNFFENVMTVQFQHRVTAYILVFIGLALTVATFRVSSRPALRRAGANVGGFILLQAIFGILTLIWQVPLSIALVHQGFAVIVLAAIVDHMALLKGPYPLQSKA
- a CDS encoding DUF2842 domain-containing protein, with amino-acid sequence MVPSFRKFVGMVLLVVFVVIYALVAMVIGDITLQNASSVVRLIYFAIAGLVWVVPAGAIIWWMEKGGKNRT